A window from Streptomonospora salina encodes these proteins:
- a CDS encoding PH domain-containing protein, producing MSRKAVRLWTLQAAIGSAVTAALLSAAVWALRLAWWDWVPEWALRNAWWLVVLYGVYALARVVIVPQWRYRVHRWEITADVVYTRSGWFSRQWQLVPVSRIQTVDHRQGWMERMFGVATLEVQTASHAGSSTIEGLAAADAQRISEELAQRAAELRDDAT from the coding sequence GTGTCGCGGAAAGCGGTGCGGCTGTGGACCCTGCAGGCCGCGATCGGCTCGGCGGTCACCGCCGCGCTGCTCAGCGCGGCGGTATGGGCCCTGCGGCTCGCATGGTGGGACTGGGTGCCCGAGTGGGCGCTGCGCAACGCGTGGTGGCTGGTGGTCCTCTACGGTGTCTACGCCCTCGCGCGTGTGGTGATCGTGCCGCAGTGGCGCTACCGCGTGCACCGCTGGGAGATCACCGCCGACGTGGTCTACACCCGCAGCGGCTGGTTCAGCCGCCAGTGGCAGCTGGTTCCGGTCAGCCGCATCCAGACCGTCGACCACCGCCAGGGTTGGATGGAGCGGATGTTCGGCGTCGCCACGCTGGAGGTGCAGACCGCCTCGCACGCCGGGTCCTCCACCATCGAAGGCCTGGCCGCCGCCGACGCCCAGCGGATCTCCGAGGAGCTGGCCCAACGCGCCGCCGAACTGCGCGACGACGCCACGTGA
- a CDS encoding ATP-binding cassette domain-containing protein: protein MTDAIRAEGLVKRFKGQTALGGVDLTARTGAVLGVLGPNGSGKTTTVRILATLLQPDAGRATVGGYDVAREPHQVRRQIGLTGQYAAVDEDLSGTQNLVLIARLLGFSRAAARARSAELLEHFVLSFAADRPAKTYSGGMRRRLDLAASLVGRPALLYLDEPTTGLDPHSRNELWDVVRSLVGDGVTVLLTTQYLEEADQLADDIAVLDRGEVISRGTPDELKARAGAQVLQVRPVESARLERVGRIVEAVTASEVRTGEGAANASVTDSAVMPEVVRRLDDEGIEVSELTLRRPSLDEVFLALTGRTAQTGTADDGAAGAAETERTPA from the coding sequence ATGACTGACGCCATCCGGGCGGAGGGTCTGGTCAAGAGGTTCAAGGGGCAGACCGCCCTCGGCGGGGTCGACCTCACCGCGCGCACCGGGGCCGTCCTCGGTGTCCTCGGACCCAACGGGTCGGGCAAGACGACCACCGTACGCATCCTGGCGACCCTGCTGCAGCCCGACGCCGGCCGCGCCACGGTCGGCGGCTACGACGTGGCGCGCGAACCGCACCAGGTGCGCCGCCAGATCGGGCTCACCGGCCAGTACGCCGCGGTCGACGAAGACCTCAGCGGCACGCAGAACCTCGTGCTCATCGCGCGGCTGCTGGGCTTCTCGCGGGCGGCGGCACGCGCCCGCTCCGCCGAGCTCCTGGAGCACTTCGTCCTGTCCTTCGCCGCCGACCGCCCGGCCAAGACCTATTCGGGGGGTATGCGCCGCCGCCTGGACCTGGCCGCCAGCCTGGTGGGCCGGCCTGCGCTGCTGTACTTGGACGAGCCCACCACCGGTCTCGACCCCCACAGCCGCAACGAGCTGTGGGACGTGGTGCGCTCGCTGGTGGGCGACGGCGTCACGGTGCTGCTGACCACGCAGTACCTCGAAGAAGCCGACCAGCTGGCCGACGACATCGCGGTACTGGACCGGGGCGAGGTCATCAGCCGGGGCACCCCCGACGAGCTCAAGGCGCGCGCCGGCGCCCAGGTCCTGCAGGTGCGGCCGGTGGAGTCGGCACGGTTGGAGCGCGTCGGCCGCATCGTGGAAGCCGTCACCGCATCGGAGGTCCGTACCGGTGAGGGCGCGGCCAACGCCTCGGTCACCGACTCCGCCGTCATGCCCGAGGTCGTGCGCCGTCTCGACGACGAGGGCATCGAGGTGTCGGAGCTGACCCTGCGCAGGCCCAGCCTGGACGAGGTGTTCCTGGCCCTGACGGGCCGCACCGCCCAGACCGGCACCGCCGACGACGGCGCCGCGGGCGCCGCGGAGACCGAGAGGACCCCAGCATGA
- a CDS encoding ABC transporter permease, which yields MSAVDTADRAGGTTAAPVVTPRITPLSAAQHGALLTWRSLLKIKRNPEEILGLTFMPLMFVALFVFVFGEAMMGDWQAYRDLITPGIIAQSVIFATIGTGVALNTDIEKGIFDRFRSLPVARSAPLIGAILGDLVRYLLTVVMVLLVALAIGYRPEGGVVGVVAAVAVVMSFAFALCWLSAFMGMLLRTPMAVNIFGSVWMFPLTFGSSAFVPTDRMPGFMQTFAEINPVTHVIDAMRALLSGEPAGGPLLWVLGWVVAISAVFFPLATRAYRRRT from the coding sequence ATGAGCGCCGTGGACACCGCAGACCGGGCCGGCGGCACGACCGCCGCCCCCGTGGTCACACCGCGGATCACCCCGTTGTCGGCAGCCCAGCACGGGGCCCTGCTGACCTGGCGGAGCCTGCTGAAGATCAAGCGCAACCCCGAGGAGATCCTCGGGCTGACGTTCATGCCGCTGATGTTCGTCGCGTTGTTCGTGTTCGTCTTCGGTGAGGCGATGATGGGCGACTGGCAGGCCTACCGCGACCTGATCACGCCGGGGATCATCGCCCAGTCGGTCATCTTCGCCACCATCGGCACCGGGGTCGCGCTGAACACCGACATCGAGAAGGGCATCTTCGACCGCTTCCGGTCGCTGCCCGTCGCCCGGTCGGCGCCGCTGATCGGCGCCATCCTGGGCGACCTGGTGCGGTACCTGCTGACGGTGGTCATGGTGCTGCTGGTGGCGCTGGCGATCGGCTACCGGCCCGAGGGCGGGGTGGTCGGCGTCGTGGCGGCGGTCGCGGTGGTGATGTCGTTCGCCTTCGCGCTGTGCTGGCTGTCGGCGTTCATGGGCATGCTGCTGCGCACTCCCATGGCCGTGAACATCTTCGGTTCGGTGTGGATGTTCCCGCTGACCTTCGGCAGCTCGGCGTTCGTGCCCACCGACCGGATGCCGGGGTTCATGCAGACGTTCGCCGAGATCAACCCGGTCACCCATGTGATCGACGCGATGCGCGCCCTGCTCTCGGGCGAGCCCGCCGGCGGGCCGCTGCTGTGGGTGCTGGGGTGGGTCGTCGCGATCAGCGCCGTGTTCTTCCCGCTGGCCACCCGGGCCTACCGGCGCCGCACCTGA